The Vicia villosa cultivar HV-30 ecotype Madison, WI linkage group LG1, Vvil1.0, whole genome shotgun sequence genome includes a region encoding these proteins:
- the LOC131647127 gene encoding protein PIN-LIKES 2-like produces the protein MSEVLHENMRPNSEDIRTSLQPLLKLISLTLIGLFLANPKMQLIPIATFKLLSKLVFALFLPCLIFSELGASITLENFKEWWFIPINVLISTFFGSLLGFIVVIICQPPQRFNRFTIIMTGFGNTGNLLIAVVGSVCHTQNNPFGKQCKARGVAYVSFSQWISVILVYTFVYHMMEPPFEYYEVVENEDEIREEQEETILNDVSRPLLVEAEWPGIEDKETQHSKTPFIARIFMSISGKSASIIPGLGFESGSGILDGRESSENNLMSIRCLAEPRVFRRIRIVAEQTPIRHILQPPTIASLLAIIIGTVPQMKTFFFGDNAPMSFMTDSLEILAGAMVPCVMLILGGMLAEGPNESTLGIRTTIGIIVARLVVLPVIGIGVILLADKLNFLVENDAMFRFVLLMQYTTPSAILLGAIASLRGYSVSEASAILFWQHVFALFSLSLYIIVYFRVIEYF, from the coding sequence ATGTCAGAAGTTTTGCATGAAAATATGAGGCCTAACAGTGAAGATATTCGAACTTCTCTTCAGCCTTTGTTGAAGTTAATCTCCCTCACACTCATAGGACTATTTCTTGCAAACCCTAAAATGCAACTAATTCCCATAGCCACATTCAAACTCCTAAGTAAACTTGTATTTGCATTGTTTTTACCTTGCTTAATATTTAGTGAACTTGGTGCCAGCATAACCCTAGAGAATTTTAAGGAATGGTGGTTCATACCAATCAATGTACTTATCAGTACATTTTTTGGAAGCTTACTTGGATTCATAGTGGTGATTATATGTCAACCACCTCAAAGGTTTAATAGATTCACAATCATAATGACCGGATTCGGAAACACCGGTAATCTTCTCATTGCTGTAGTTGGATCTGTTTGTCACACTCAAAATAACCCTTTTGGAAAACAATGCAAAGCAAGAGGTGTAGCTTATGTTTCTTTCTCTCAATGGATTTCTGTGATTCTTGTTTACACTTTTGTTTATCACATGATGGAGCCTCCTTTTGAGTATTACGAGGTTGTTGAAAATGAAGATGAAATTAGAGAAGAACAAGAGGAAACAATACTTAATGATGTTAGTAGACCACTTCTTGTAGAAGCCGAGTGGCCCGGTATTGAGGATAAGGAAACTCAACATTCTAAGACTCCGTTTATTGCTAGAATCTTTATGAGCATTTCTGGTAAATCCGCGTCTATTATTCCTGGTCTTGGTTTTGAGTCAGGATCAGGAATACTGGACGGGAGAGAAAGTAGTGAAAATAATCTTATGTCTATTAGGTGTTTAGCCGAGCCTAGAGTTTTTAGAAGGATAAGAATTGTTGCTGAACAAACACCAATTCGTCACATACTTCAACCACCAACAATTGCATCTTTGTTGGCTATCATCATAGGAACCGTGCCTCAGATGAAAACATTTTTCTTTGGAGATAATGCACCAATGTCCTTTATGACAGATAGTTTGGAAATATTGGCCGGTGCAATGGTACCTTGTGTGATGCTTATATTAGGAGGTATGCTAGCTGAAGGACCAAATGAATCTACACTTGGAATTAGGACTACTATAGGGATCATTGTGGCAAGACTTGTGGTGCTTCCTGTTATAGGAATTGGAGTTATTCTGTTGGCTGATAAGTTGAATTTCTTGGTTGAGAATGATGCTATGTTTAGATTTGTGCTATTGATGCAGTATACAACACCAAGTGCTATTTTGCTTGGAGCAATTGCTAGCTTGAGGGGCTATTCAGTTAGTGAAGCTTCAGCAATTCTATTTTGGCAACATGTGTTTgctcttttttctctttctttgtaCATTATAGTTTACTTTAGAGTAATTGAGTACTTTTAG